In the genome of Chiroxiphia lanceolata isolate bChiLan1 chromosome 17, bChiLan1.pri, whole genome shotgun sequence, one region contains:
- the ZNF335 gene encoding zinc finger protein 335 isoform X4, translated as MEENAVESSSDAAPQEAQEEPTESGLGVGSSDAVSADSTDAAAGPGSLSRADDSGVGQSSDSSGVSLEEVSESSSSTDVVPRVYLPDSSSIAQSTLVSSVSTVSQSIMVSESPQVLVHSSVVTDGATVVSDSTASTSSDLGSAIDKIIESTIGPDIIQSCIAVTSAEDGGAETTQYLILQGPDDGAPMVSQVATSALTNSLVIEAVADGPTSTCLEQPGPSGPSKQLEVVELSIKPEQGQETDGGEELDQPDMETLEEMMEVVVVQQFKCKMCQYKSVSKKTLINHMKERHFQPVGSALALKKGRPRKGGAAPKTEEEEAPEEEDDDIMDAGAIDDPEEDSDYNPAEDEPRGRQPKYGRTVPTSSEERPRRRPGRPRKLPRLENMPQDVPEGGEVEPLVTSQGTLSRELQNSEAASSSGLENGTGESLAEPSISQSDSENKDPSSNAGAEEADVVPRRRGRPSRRFLGKKYRKYMGRRYYYKSPKPLMRPYLCRICGSRFLTHDDLRFHVNSHEANDPQLFKCLQCSYRSRRWSSLKEHMFNHVGSKPYKCEECNYTSVYKKDVIRHSTVHSRDRKKRADPPPKLNSFPCPVCNRVYPMQKRLTQHMKTHSTEKPHMCDKCGKSFKKRYTFKMHLLTHIQAIANRRFKCEFCDYVCEDKKILLNHQLSHMNDKPYKCSICKYSTFREDFLVSHMAVKHTGGKPFACEFCHFTTKHKKNLRLHVQCRHADSFEEWAQRHPEEPPCRRRPFFTLQQIEELKQQHSQVQAPAEPEASPPAPLGPLTCHTVQAVTGAEPPVLSQSSLEGATIIYEQDVAGSAELATQTALDLLLNMSAQRELATGSLQVAVVKPDDPGETPGPCEPQAQEEEAKVDSKEQQQQKLVMLHMAEPGQTLVQEAYREASLGGSELQQITIPFGGTAEYSIIAPISEEIQAPGTLYSSEEESPVETSHAVVVSGTVMTEEALKDHNNHYIMSSSVPGSQFQTVEPLSGDAAVPSPVDGQEAQPTGVKWPLVQCVTRQLQKDSSLSPASEGQEVSSTKIKWPVLQGMAKKLSCKVSTGKKLSCKISTAKKFSCKICTAMFTGRAEMESHKRAHIGHSTFKCPDCNFTATLWPEVRSHMVQHASLRPHKCPHCSFASKNKKDLRRHMLTHTNEKPFACHVCGQRFNRNGHLKFHTQRLHSSEGKRPGPAAAQQTIILNSDEDTLATLHTLQAGQAVLAPERLQQALGQEHILVTQEQSVTSQEEAAYIQEITTADGQTVQHLVTADNQVQYIIAQEGVPHLLPQEYVVVPEGHHIQVQDGQITHIQYEQGSQFLPESQIQYMPVSPEQQLVTQAQLEAAAHSAVSAVADAAMAQAQGVFSTEAAAEQIHQLQPGIHYDVITLAE; from the exons ATGGAGGAGAATGCGGTGGAGAGCAGCAGCGACGCGGCCCCACAGGAGGCGCAGGAGGAGCCCACCGAGAGCGGGCTGGGCGTCGGGAGTTCGGACGCCGTGTCGGCGGACAGCACCGAcgccgccgcggggccggggtCCCTCTCCCGCGCCGATGACTCCGGCGTGGGGCAGAGCTCTGACAGCAGCGGGGTCTCCTTG GAAGAGGTCTCGGAGAGTAGCTCCAGCACAGATGTCGTTCCCCGGGTTTACCTGCCAGACTCATCCTCCATCGCCCAATCCACCTTGGTCTCCAGTGTCTCCACTGTGAGCCAGTCCATCATGGTGTCAGAGTCCCCACAAGTCCTGGTCCACTCCAGTGTGGTCACTGATGGAGCCACAGTCGTGTCAGACTCCACTGCATCCACTTCCTCGGACCTGGGCTCTGCCATTGACAAAATCATTGAGTCCACGATCGGGCCGGACATCATCCAGA gctgcatTGCCGTGACCAGTGCGGAGGATGGAGGGGCAGAGACCACCCAGTACCTCATTCTGCAAGGCCCTGATGATG GTGCTCCCATGGTGTCCCAGGTGGCCACATCTGCTCTGACCAATAGTTTGGTGATAGAAGCTGTTGCTGATGGACCTACCTCCACGTGCCTTGAGCAGCCTGGCCCTTCAGGCCCATCCAAACAGTTGGAAGTGGTGGAGCTGTCCATAAAGCCAGAGCAGGGTCAAGAGACGGATGGTGGGGAGGAGCTGGACCAGCCAGACATGGAGACCCTGGAGGAGATgatggaggtggtggtggtgcagCAGTTCAAGTGCAAGATGTGTCAGTACAAGAGTGTCTCCAAGAAAACGCTGATTAACCACATGAAAGAACGTCACTTCCAGCCAG TGGGTTCAGCTCTGGCTTTGAAAAAAGGGCGACCACGAAAAGGGGGAGCTGCTCCAAAgacggaggaggaggaggccccAGAAGAAGAAGATGATGATATCATGGATGCTGGTGCTATTGATGACCCTGAAG AGGACAGTGACTACAACCCAGCTGAGGATGAGCCACGGGGGCGACAGCCCAAGTACGGCCGCACTGTCCCCACGTCCAGCGAGGAGAGGCCGCGCCGACGCCCGGGGAGACCCCGCAAGCTCCCTCGCCTGGAGAACATGCCTCAGGATGTGCCAGAag gaggggaggtgGAACCCCTGGTGACGTCCCAAGGCACACTGAGCCGTGAGCTGCAGAACTCGGAGGCAGCCAGTTCCTCTGGCCTGGAGAATGGGACGGGTGAGAGCCTGGCAGAGCCAAGCATCAGCCAGTCCGACTCCGAGAACAAGGACCCTTCCTCCAACGCGGGTGCTGAGGAGGCAGACGTCGTCCCTCGGCGGCGCGGGCGGCCCTCCCGCCGCTTCCTGGGCAAGAAATACCGCAAGTACATGGGGCGCAG GTACTACTACAAGTCCCCCAAGCCCCTGATGCGGCCGTACCTGTGCCGGATCTGCGGCTCGCGGTTCCTCACACACGACGATCTGCGCTTCCACGTCAACTCGCACGAGGCCAACGACCCGCAGCTCTTCAAGTGTCTGCAGTGCAGCTACCGCTCCCGGCGCTGGTCCTCCCTCAAG GAGCACATGTTCAACCACGTGGGCAGCAAGCCCTACAAGTGTGAGGAGTGCAATTACACCAGTGTGTACAAGAAGGATGTCATCCGGCACTCCACGGTGCACAGCCGGGACAG gaaGAAGAGAGCTGATCCG CCACCAAAGCTGAACTCCTTCCCGTGCCCCGTCTGCAACCGTGTCTACCCCATGCAGAAGAGGCTTACGCAGCACATGAAgacacacagcacagagaagcCTCACATGTGTGACAAG TGTGGGAAGTCCTTTAAGAAGCGCTACACCTTCAAGATGCACCTGCTGACACACATCCAGGCCATCGCCAACCGCAG GTTCAAGTGTGAGTTCTGTGACTACGTCTGCGAGGACAAGAAGATCCTTCTGAACCACCAGCTGTCACACATGAATGACAAGCCCTACAAGTGCAGCATCTGCAAGTATTCCACCTTCCGGGAGGACTTCCTGGTCTCGCACATGGCAGTCAAGCACACAG GAGGAAAGCCGTTTGCTTGCGAGTTCTGTCACTTCACCACCAAGCACAAGAAGAACCTACGCCTGCACGTGCAGTGCCGCCACGCAGACTCCTTCGAGGAGTGGGCACAGCGGCACCCCGAGGAGCCGccctgccgccgccgccccttCTTCACCCTGCAGCAGATCGAggagctgaagcagcagcacagccaggtgcAGGCACCAGCTGAGCCGGAGGCCAGCCCACCG GCGCCTCTTGGCCCCCTCACCTGCCACACGGTCCAGGCCGTCACAGGAGCAGAACCCCCTGTCCTCTCACAGAGTTCCCTGGAAGGGGCCACCATCATCTACGAACAAG ATGTGGCTGGATCAGCAGAGCTGGCCACACAGACAGCCCTGGATCTGCTGCTGAACATGAGCGCCCAGCGAGAGCTGGCCACAGGCTCACTGCAG GTGGCAGTGGTGAAGCCAGATGACCCAGGAGAGACACCAGGCCCCTGTGAGCCacaggcacaggaggaggaggcaaaGGTGGACtcaaaggagcagcagcagcagaaattgGTGATGCTGCACATGGCAGAGCCTGGGCAGACACTGGTGCAGGAGGCTTACAGGGAGGCAAGCCTGGGTGGCTCGGAGCTGCAGCAGATCACCATCCCCTTTGGCGGGACAGCAGAGTACAGCATCATTGCACCCATCAGTGAGGAGATCCAGGCCCCTGGCACGCTGTACAG CAGTGAGGAGGAGAGCCCTGTGGAGACCTCCCATGCAGTTGTGGTGAGCGGGACTGTGATGACGGAGGAGGCTCTGAAGGACCATAACAATCATTACATCATGTCATCCAGTGTCCCAGGGAGCCAGTTCCAGACTGTGGAG cccctcagtGGGGATGCTGCAGTTCCCTCACCTGTGGACGGCCAGGAGGCTCAGCCCACCGGCGTCAAGTGGCCCCTGGTGCAGTGTGTCACCAGGCAGCTCCAGAAGGACTCATCTTTATCCCCAGCCTCCGAGGGGCAGGAAGTCTCATCCACAAAGATCAAGTGGCCTGTACTCCAAGGCATGGCCAAGAAGCTCTCGTGCAAAGTTTCCACAGGCAAGAAGCTCTCGTGCAAGATTTCCACAGCCAAAAAGTTTTCATGCAAGATTTGCACAGCCATGTTCACAGGGAGAGCGGAGATGGAGAGTCACAAGAGAGCCCACATTGGGCACAGCACCTTCAAGTGTCCCGACTGTAACTTCACTGCCACGCTCTGGCCGGAGGTCCGG AGCCACATGGTCCAGCACGCCAGTCTCCGGCCACACAAGTGCCCCCACTGCAGCTTTGCCTCCAAGAACAAGAAGGACCTGCGCAGGCACATGCTGACCCACACCAACGAGAAGCCCTTCGCGTGCCACGTCTGTGGGCAGAG GTTCAACCGTAATGGGCACCTCAAGTTCCACACACAGCGTTTGCACAGCTCTGAGGGGAAGAGGCCAGggcctgctgctgcccagcagacCATCATCCTGAACAGTGATGAGGACACCCTGGCCACCCTGCACA ctctgcaggccGGCCAGGCCGTGCTGGCTCCTGAGAGGCTGCAGCAagccctgggacaggaacacatCCTTGTCACACAGGAGCAGAGCGTCACCAGCCAG GAGGAGGCAGCCTACATCCAGGAGATCACGACTGCAGACGGGCAGACAGTACAGCACTTAGTGACCGCTGACAACCAG GTTCAATACATTATTGCCCAGGAAGGCGTCCCACACTTGCTTCCTCAGGAGTATGTTGTTGTCCCAGAGGGACATCACATCCAG GTACAGGATGGTCAGATCACCCACATCCAGTATGAGCAGGGCAGCCAGTTCCTCCCGGAGTCACAG ATCCAGTACATGCCCGTGtcacctgagcagcagctcgtcacccaggcacagctggaagCAGCGGCACACTCAGCTGTCTCAG CAGTGGCAGATGCAGCGATGGCCCAGGCCCAGGGCGTCTTCAGCACTGAGGCGGCGGCCGAGCAGATCCATCAACTGCAGCCGGGCATCCACTACGACGTGATCACGCTGGCAGAGTAg
- the ZNF335 gene encoding zinc finger protein 335 isoform X3 codes for MEENAVESSSDAAPQEAQEEPTESGLGVGSSDAVSADSTDAAAGPGSLSRADDSGVGQSSDSSGVSLEEVSESSSSTDVVPRVYLPDSSSIAQSTLVSSVSTVSQSIMVSESPQVLVHSSVVTDGATVVSDSTASTSSDLGSAIDKIIESTIGPDIIQSCIAVTSAEDGGAETTQYLILQGPDDGAPMVSQVATSALTNSLVIEAVADGPTSTCLEQPGPSGPSKQLEVVELSIKPEQGQETDGGEELDQPDMETLEEMMEVVVVQQFKCKMCQYKSVSKKTLINHMKERHFQPVGSALALKKGRPRKGGAAPKTEEEEAPEEEDDDIMDAGAIDDPEEDSDYNPAEDEPRGRQPKYGRTVPTSSEERPRRRPGRPRKLPRLENMPQDVPEGGEVEPLVTSQGTLSRELQNSEAASSSGLENGTGESLAEPSISQSDSENKDPSSNAGAEEADVVPRRRGRPSRRFLGKKYRKYMGRRYYYKSPKPLMRPYLCRICGSRFLTHDDLRFHVNSHEANDPQLFKCLQCSYRSRRWSSLKEHMFNHVGSKPYKCEECNYTSVYKKDVIRHSTVHSRDRKKRADPPPKLNSFPCPVCNRVYPMQKRLTQHMKTHSTEKPHMCDKCGKSFKKRYTFKMHLLTHIQAIANRRFKCEFCDYVCEDKKILLNHQLSHMNDKPYKCSICKYSTFREDFLVSHMAVKHTGGKPFACEFCHFTTKHKKNLRLHVQCRHADSFEEWAQRHPEEPPCRRRPFFTLQQIEELKQQHSQVQAPAEPEASPPAPLGPLTCHTVQAVTGAEPPVLSQSSLEGATIIYEQDVAGSAELATQTALDLLLNMSAQRELATGSLQVAVVKPDDPGETPGPCEPQAQEEEAKVDSKEQQQQKLVMLHMAEPGQTLVQEAYREASLGGSELQQITIPFGGTAEYSIIAPISEEIQAPGTLYSSEEESPVETSHAVVVSGTVMTEEALKDHNNHYIMSSSVPGSQFQTVEPLSGDAAVPSPVDGQEAQPTGVKWPLVQCVTRQLQKDSSLSPASEGQEVSSTKIKWPVLQGMAKKLSCKVSTGKKLSCKISTAKKFSCKICTAMFTGRAEMESHKRAHIGHSTFKCPDCNFTATLWPEVRSHMVQHASLRPHKCPHCSFASKNKKDLRRHMLTHTNEKPFACHVCGQRFNRNGHLKFHTQRLHSSEGKRPGPAAAQQTIILNSDEDTLATLHTALQAGQAVLAPERLQQALGQEHILVTQEQSVTSQEEAAYIQEITTADGQTVQHLVTADNQVQYIIAQEGVPHLLPQEYVVVPEGHHIQVQDGQITHIQYEQGSQFLPESQIQYMPVSPEQQLVTQAQLEAAAHSAVSVADAAMAQAQGVFSTEAAAEQIHQLQPGIHYDVITLAE; via the exons ATGGAGGAGAATGCGGTGGAGAGCAGCAGCGACGCGGCCCCACAGGAGGCGCAGGAGGAGCCCACCGAGAGCGGGCTGGGCGTCGGGAGTTCGGACGCCGTGTCGGCGGACAGCACCGAcgccgccgcggggccggggtCCCTCTCCCGCGCCGATGACTCCGGCGTGGGGCAGAGCTCTGACAGCAGCGGGGTCTCCTTG GAAGAGGTCTCGGAGAGTAGCTCCAGCACAGATGTCGTTCCCCGGGTTTACCTGCCAGACTCATCCTCCATCGCCCAATCCACCTTGGTCTCCAGTGTCTCCACTGTGAGCCAGTCCATCATGGTGTCAGAGTCCCCACAAGTCCTGGTCCACTCCAGTGTGGTCACTGATGGAGCCACAGTCGTGTCAGACTCCACTGCATCCACTTCCTCGGACCTGGGCTCTGCCATTGACAAAATCATTGAGTCCACGATCGGGCCGGACATCATCCAGA gctgcatTGCCGTGACCAGTGCGGAGGATGGAGGGGCAGAGACCACCCAGTACCTCATTCTGCAAGGCCCTGATGATG GTGCTCCCATGGTGTCCCAGGTGGCCACATCTGCTCTGACCAATAGTTTGGTGATAGAAGCTGTTGCTGATGGACCTACCTCCACGTGCCTTGAGCAGCCTGGCCCTTCAGGCCCATCCAAACAGTTGGAAGTGGTGGAGCTGTCCATAAAGCCAGAGCAGGGTCAAGAGACGGATGGTGGGGAGGAGCTGGACCAGCCAGACATGGAGACCCTGGAGGAGATgatggaggtggtggtggtgcagCAGTTCAAGTGCAAGATGTGTCAGTACAAGAGTGTCTCCAAGAAAACGCTGATTAACCACATGAAAGAACGTCACTTCCAGCCAG TGGGTTCAGCTCTGGCTTTGAAAAAAGGGCGACCACGAAAAGGGGGAGCTGCTCCAAAgacggaggaggaggaggccccAGAAGAAGAAGATGATGATATCATGGATGCTGGTGCTATTGATGACCCTGAAG AGGACAGTGACTACAACCCAGCTGAGGATGAGCCACGGGGGCGACAGCCCAAGTACGGCCGCACTGTCCCCACGTCCAGCGAGGAGAGGCCGCGCCGACGCCCGGGGAGACCCCGCAAGCTCCCTCGCCTGGAGAACATGCCTCAGGATGTGCCAGAag gaggggaggtgGAACCCCTGGTGACGTCCCAAGGCACACTGAGCCGTGAGCTGCAGAACTCGGAGGCAGCCAGTTCCTCTGGCCTGGAGAATGGGACGGGTGAGAGCCTGGCAGAGCCAAGCATCAGCCAGTCCGACTCCGAGAACAAGGACCCTTCCTCCAACGCGGGTGCTGAGGAGGCAGACGTCGTCCCTCGGCGGCGCGGGCGGCCCTCCCGCCGCTTCCTGGGCAAGAAATACCGCAAGTACATGGGGCGCAG GTACTACTACAAGTCCCCCAAGCCCCTGATGCGGCCGTACCTGTGCCGGATCTGCGGCTCGCGGTTCCTCACACACGACGATCTGCGCTTCCACGTCAACTCGCACGAGGCCAACGACCCGCAGCTCTTCAAGTGTCTGCAGTGCAGCTACCGCTCCCGGCGCTGGTCCTCCCTCAAG GAGCACATGTTCAACCACGTGGGCAGCAAGCCCTACAAGTGTGAGGAGTGCAATTACACCAGTGTGTACAAGAAGGATGTCATCCGGCACTCCACGGTGCACAGCCGGGACAG gaaGAAGAGAGCTGATCCG CCACCAAAGCTGAACTCCTTCCCGTGCCCCGTCTGCAACCGTGTCTACCCCATGCAGAAGAGGCTTACGCAGCACATGAAgacacacagcacagagaagcCTCACATGTGTGACAAG TGTGGGAAGTCCTTTAAGAAGCGCTACACCTTCAAGATGCACCTGCTGACACACATCCAGGCCATCGCCAACCGCAG GTTCAAGTGTGAGTTCTGTGACTACGTCTGCGAGGACAAGAAGATCCTTCTGAACCACCAGCTGTCACACATGAATGACAAGCCCTACAAGTGCAGCATCTGCAAGTATTCCACCTTCCGGGAGGACTTCCTGGTCTCGCACATGGCAGTCAAGCACACAG GAGGAAAGCCGTTTGCTTGCGAGTTCTGTCACTTCACCACCAAGCACAAGAAGAACCTACGCCTGCACGTGCAGTGCCGCCACGCAGACTCCTTCGAGGAGTGGGCACAGCGGCACCCCGAGGAGCCGccctgccgccgccgccccttCTTCACCCTGCAGCAGATCGAggagctgaagcagcagcacagccaggtgcAGGCACCAGCTGAGCCGGAGGCCAGCCCACCG GCGCCTCTTGGCCCCCTCACCTGCCACACGGTCCAGGCCGTCACAGGAGCAGAACCCCCTGTCCTCTCACAGAGTTCCCTGGAAGGGGCCACCATCATCTACGAACAAG ATGTGGCTGGATCAGCAGAGCTGGCCACACAGACAGCCCTGGATCTGCTGCTGAACATGAGCGCCCAGCGAGAGCTGGCCACAGGCTCACTGCAG GTGGCAGTGGTGAAGCCAGATGACCCAGGAGAGACACCAGGCCCCTGTGAGCCacaggcacaggaggaggaggcaaaGGTGGACtcaaaggagcagcagcagcagaaattgGTGATGCTGCACATGGCAGAGCCTGGGCAGACACTGGTGCAGGAGGCTTACAGGGAGGCAAGCCTGGGTGGCTCGGAGCTGCAGCAGATCACCATCCCCTTTGGCGGGACAGCAGAGTACAGCATCATTGCACCCATCAGTGAGGAGATCCAGGCCCCTGGCACGCTGTACAG CAGTGAGGAGGAGAGCCCTGTGGAGACCTCCCATGCAGTTGTGGTGAGCGGGACTGTGATGACGGAGGAGGCTCTGAAGGACCATAACAATCATTACATCATGTCATCCAGTGTCCCAGGGAGCCAGTTCCAGACTGTGGAG cccctcagtGGGGATGCTGCAGTTCCCTCACCTGTGGACGGCCAGGAGGCTCAGCCCACCGGCGTCAAGTGGCCCCTGGTGCAGTGTGTCACCAGGCAGCTCCAGAAGGACTCATCTTTATCCCCAGCCTCCGAGGGGCAGGAAGTCTCATCCACAAAGATCAAGTGGCCTGTACTCCAAGGCATGGCCAAGAAGCTCTCGTGCAAAGTTTCCACAGGCAAGAAGCTCTCGTGCAAGATTTCCACAGCCAAAAAGTTTTCATGCAAGATTTGCACAGCCATGTTCACAGGGAGAGCGGAGATGGAGAGTCACAAGAGAGCCCACATTGGGCACAGCACCTTCAAGTGTCCCGACTGTAACTTCACTGCCACGCTCTGGCCGGAGGTCCGG AGCCACATGGTCCAGCACGCCAGTCTCCGGCCACACAAGTGCCCCCACTGCAGCTTTGCCTCCAAGAACAAGAAGGACCTGCGCAGGCACATGCTGACCCACACCAACGAGAAGCCCTTCGCGTGCCACGTCTGTGGGCAGAG GTTCAACCGTAATGGGCACCTCAAGTTCCACACACAGCGTTTGCACAGCTCTGAGGGGAAGAGGCCAGggcctgctgctgcccagcagacCATCATCCTGAACAGTGATGAGGACACCCTGGCCACCCTGCACA cagctctgcaggccGGCCAGGCCGTGCTGGCTCCTGAGAGGCTGCAGCAagccctgggacaggaacacatCCTTGTCACACAGGAGCAGAGCGTCACCAGCCAG GAGGAGGCAGCCTACATCCAGGAGATCACGACTGCAGACGGGCAGACAGTACAGCACTTAGTGACCGCTGACAACCAG GTTCAATACATTATTGCCCAGGAAGGCGTCCCACACTTGCTTCCTCAGGAGTATGTTGTTGTCCCAGAGGGACATCACATCCAG GTACAGGATGGTCAGATCACCCACATCCAGTATGAGCAGGGCAGCCAGTTCCTCCCGGAGTCACAG ATCCAGTACATGCCCGTGtcacctgagcagcagctcgtcacccaggcacagctggaagCAGCGGCACACTCAGCTGTCTCAG TGGCAGATGCAGCGATGGCCCAGGCCCAGGGCGTCTTCAGCACTGAGGCGGCGGCCGAGCAGATCCATCAACTGCAGCCGGGCATCCACTACGACGTGATCACGCTGGCAGAGTAg